The following are encoded together in the Desulfococcus multivorans genome:
- a CDS encoding glycosyltransferase gives MADKIAPHKKAVRVKKKPLVAMFGPDLGLKGGISFVVLEYLKAGLHRKMPFIFIPTTTEGSRIKNALFFLKCIIITLRTMMRSRVDICHLHVSHYGSFYRKWVIFRIAKIFRCKVMVHIHGSNFERFMTENSFNRWMTRTVFNRADRVIVLSDEWKAGIEKFADKSHVVKLFNPAPRPRWVDVDHTRSALNILFLGRLSTRKGVYDLLECIGARRAFYEELGVRFTIAGDGDVDAVRAIVNRDGLNAIVNVPGWISGKVKERYLSNADIYVLPSYHEQLPMSILEAMAYGLPIVSTWVAGIPELVEDGVNGHLVDPGDIDGLGNALRTLVMSKEKRLSMGRESRQRVAGIFDAEKMITRELTALYERL, from the coding sequence ATGGCAGATAAAATAGCCCCTCACAAAAAGGCCGTCCGTGTGAAAAAAAAACCTCTTGTCGCCATGTTCGGCCCGGATCTGGGGCTGAAAGGCGGCATCTCTTTTGTGGTCCTGGAATATTTAAAAGCCGGTCTGCACAGGAAGATGCCGTTTATTTTCATACCAACGACAACCGAAGGTTCGAGGATTAAAAATGCTCTTTTTTTTCTGAAATGCATCATCATCACCCTGCGCACGATGATGAGAAGCCGGGTGGACATCTGCCACCTGCATGTTTCCCATTACGGCAGTTTCTACAGGAAATGGGTGATATTCCGGATTGCCAAAATATTTCGCTGCAAAGTGATGGTGCATATCCACGGCTCCAACTTTGAGCGGTTCATGACGGAAAACAGCTTTAATCGATGGATGACGCGAACGGTGTTCAACAGGGCGGATCGGGTCATCGTGCTTTCCGATGAGTGGAAAGCCGGAATCGAAAAATTTGCGGATAAATCGCATGTCGTCAAATTGTTCAATCCCGCGCCCAGGCCTCGATGGGTGGATGTCGATCACACCCGGTCGGCACTGAATATCCTCTTCCTGGGGCGGCTTTCCACGCGGAAAGGGGTCTATGACCTGCTGGAATGCATCGGGGCACGGCGGGCGTTCTACGAAGAATTGGGGGTTCGGTTCACGATCGCGGGGGACGGTGATGTGGATGCGGTGCGTGCTATCGTGAACCGGGATGGCTTGAATGCGATTGTGAACGTTCCGGGATGGATTTCGGGAAAGGTGAAAGAACGGTATCTGTCGAATGCCGACATCTATGTTCTGCCGTCCTACCATGAGCAATTGCCCATGTCGATTCTGGAGGCCATGGCCTACGGGCTCCCCATCGTATCGACATGGGTCGCCGGCATTCCCGAACTGGTCGAAGACGGCGTCAACGGCCATCTGGTCGACCCCGGCGACATTGACGGGCTGGGAAATGCACTCAGGACGCTGGTGATGTCGAAGGAAAAACGTCTCTCAATGGGCCGGGAAAGTCGCCAACGGGTCGCCGGGATATTCGATGCGGAGAAGATGATCACGCGCGAGCTCACGGCGCTGTATGAGCGGCTCTGA
- a CDS encoding WecB/TagA/CpsF family glycosyltransferase gives MNTRKVDLLGCRIDALTMDETIRLVEEIIREGRPRQHVVVNALKFTLMRKDPDLRRIVNSCDVVNVDGMPVVWASRILGTPVPDRVAGIDLFQRLVEISAMKGYRPYFLGAREEVVQRTTAVFREKYPRLDIAGFRNGYFSEDEAADVADEIRASRADMLFVAVSSPKKEKFLNRWMPRMGVPFCMGVGGSFDVVSGLTQRAPLWMQRSGLEWVYRIVEEPRRMWLRYAKSNPVFIWMVWEAYRRRRKNRR, from the coding sequence ATGAACACCCGGAAAGTCGACCTGCTCGGCTGCAGAATCGACGCCCTGACCATGGACGAAACCATCCGGCTTGTGGAAGAGATCATCCGGGAGGGGCGGCCGCGGCAGCACGTTGTTGTCAATGCCCTCAAGTTTACCCTGATGCGGAAGGATCCGGATCTGAGGCGGATCGTCAACAGCTGTGACGTGGTCAATGTGGACGGCATGCCCGTGGTGTGGGCATCCCGGATTCTCGGGACCCCGGTGCCGGACCGGGTGGCCGGGATCGATCTCTTCCAGAGATTGGTGGAGATCTCGGCGATGAAGGGGTATCGTCCCTATTTTCTGGGAGCCCGGGAGGAAGTGGTGCAGCGGACGACGGCCGTCTTCAGGGAAAAATACCCTCGGCTGGACATCGCGGGATTCAGGAACGGTTATTTCAGCGAGGATGAGGCGGCGGACGTCGCGGATGAGATCCGGGCCTCACGAGCGGATATGCTGTTCGTGGCCGTCTCCTCTCCGAAGAAGGAGAAATTTCTGAACCGCTGGATGCCCCGAATGGGCGTGCCGTTCTGCATGGGCGTGGGGGGAAGCTTCGACGTCGTTTCCGGCTTGACCCAACGCGCACCCCTGTGGATGCAGCGATCCGGCCTGGAATGGGTGTATCGGATTGTAGAGGAACCCCGGCGGATGTGGCTGCGTTACGCGAAAAGCAACCCCGTGTTCATATGGATGGTATGGGAAGCGTATCGCCGGAGACGCAAAAATCGCCGTTGA
- a CDS encoding polysaccharide lyase encodes MKKYFCITVMLLWLCAAPAQSAVLFYDDCENEWSLTDWYPKPYTNIIEVSPEKARAGSSSYKFTQKPYPTSNSHVELLLNARNSPIYIQNFPYNKEFWIGYSLYLPADFETPYRPSNHGATMQFHSAGDACDNSVSNGPTGTFFYTPTQGQWRIYTQGVSAKCTNTSKDRVHSSYATYTPGKWHDIVIHFKFDYRADNNPFFKVWVDGVLVKDDYGINCWNDAKGPRFHIGIYSQTSSGLTVYYDEIRIGDSNSSYAEVAPKGSAPAPVEPSFMEPPNTLRLKGASSSQ; translated from the coding sequence ATGAAGAAGTATTTCTGTATTACAGTCATGTTGCTATGGCTTTGTGCGGCGCCCGCTCAGTCTGCGGTCCTTTTTTACGACGACTGTGAAAATGAGTGGTCTCTGACAGACTGGTACCCGAAACCGTATACAAATATTATTGAAGTTTCACCTGAAAAAGCACGGGCCGGTTCTTCAAGTTATAAATTCACTCAAAAGCCATACCCTACATCCAACAGCCATGTTGAACTTCTGTTGAACGCAAGAAACAGTCCCATCTACATCCAGAACTTTCCTTACAATAAGGAGTTTTGGATAGGATACAGCTTGTATCTTCCTGCTGATTTTGAAACGCCTTATAGGCCCAGCAACCACGGTGCAACAATGCAGTTTCATTCCGCAGGGGATGCTTGTGATAATAGCGTTTCAAATGGACCTACCGGCACGTTTTTCTACACGCCCACTCAAGGGCAATGGAGAATTTATACACAAGGTGTTTCTGCCAAGTGTACAAATACCTCCAAGGACAGGGTTCATAGCTCTTATGCAACCTACACTCCCGGCAAGTGGCATGACATCGTGATACATTTCAAGTTTGATTACAGAGCTGACAATAATCCATTTTTTAAAGTATGGGTCGATGGCGTGCTGGTAAAAGATGATTATGGGATAAACTGCTGGAATGATGCTAAAGGCCCGAGGTTTCATATTGGAATTTACTCTCAGACATCTAGTGGACTTACAGTGTATTATGATGAGATCAGAATCGGGGATTCCAACTCTTCATATGCCGAGGTCGCCCCGAAAGGCAGCGCACCAGCCCCGGTAGAGCCTTCTTTTATGGAACCGCCGAATACGCTGAGATTGAAGGGCGCGTCATCGAGCCAATAG
- a CDS encoding glycosyltransferase family 4 protein has protein sequence MKNARRKRLCIMIPGHWSQIMGGSQYQAKCLIEELRKMDRYDIFYLTRGCDPNYTPDGYRLIHYGYPGAGMRGSHRHLFELILLPRLLKRIDPDVIYQRVGCAQTGIAARYALKNRCRMIWHIAHEHDLEPPRISASRLFVYKQLDRYMLNYGIKHASHIIAQTWDQRRLLERNFGRKASVVIPNFHPAPTEVISKNKPVQVVWVANLKPLKQPEIFMRLAAELQHLNRARFLMVGAIQGNTIQKRKYMEFMNSVPGLTYLGPRSQKEVNELLAESHIFVNTSDREGFPNTFIQAWFRRVPVVSLTVNPDRLIERYRLGFVSGSFERLKTDVASLIEDDDLRSRLGMNAQSFALEYFSTRNADKIVRLFEQVP, from the coding sequence ATGAAAAATGCTCGCCGTAAACGGCTCTGCATCATGATACCGGGCCATTGGAGCCAGATCATGGGAGGGTCTCAATATCAGGCTAAATGCCTTATCGAGGAACTTCGGAAAATGGATCGGTATGATATTTTTTATTTAACCCGCGGGTGCGATCCGAATTACACGCCGGACGGCTACAGGCTGATTCATTACGGCTATCCGGGCGCGGGCATGCGTGGATCCCACCGGCATCTTTTCGAGCTGATTCTTTTGCCGAGACTGTTGAAACGAATCGATCCGGACGTCATTTACCAGAGGGTCGGCTGCGCCCAGACCGGAATCGCCGCGCGGTATGCCCTTAAAAATCGTTGCAGGATGATCTGGCACATCGCACATGAACACGATCTTGAACCTCCCAGGATATCTGCTTCACGGCTGTTCGTGTATAAACAACTCGACAGGTATATGCTGAACTATGGTATTAAACATGCCTCTCATATCATCGCTCAAACCTGGGATCAGAGAAGGCTTCTTGAAAGGAATTTCGGAAGAAAGGCGTCCGTGGTTATTCCCAACTTTCATCCGGCACCCACCGAAGTCATTTCAAAAAACAAGCCTGTTCAGGTGGTGTGGGTGGCGAATCTCAAACCGTTGAAGCAACCGGAAATTTTCATGCGCCTGGCGGCCGAACTGCAGCATTTGAACCGGGCACGCTTCCTGATGGTCGGCGCGATCCAGGGAAACACGATCCAGAAACGGAAGTATATGGAATTCATGAATTCGGTGCCCGGCCTCACGTATCTGGGGCCCAGAAGCCAGAAAGAGGTTAACGAACTTCTGGCTGAATCCCATATCTTTGTCAACACGAGTGATCGTGAGGGATTTCCGAATACGTTCATACAGGCCTGGTTCCGAAGGGTGCCCGTGGTCAGTCTGACGGTAAATCCCGATCGCTTGATCGAACGATATCGGCTGGGGTTTGTATCGGGCTCCTTCGAACGGCTTAAAACGGATGTCGCATCATTGATTGAAGATGACGATCTCAGAAGCCGTCTGGGAATGAATGCCCAGAGTTTCGCTCTCGAATACTTCTCAACCCGAAATGCCGATAAAATTGTTCGACTTTTCGAGCAAGTCCCTTGA
- a CDS encoding SGNH/GDSL hydrolase family protein yields the protein MLCLSLVTNYYLFQKAIVYYKALNALRLDPLESEKGGGGQDVESRVGKRPLIVFFGDSRIARWRPEPDVAGCTFINKGLSGQTTAQLKLRLKKDVLSCSPDIVVLQAGVNDLKTIGLFPENSKRILSECKANLYEMIQTLKADGIAVVVMTIFPTGEPGFVRSLIWPQEIDAAIQETNRFLLKITDKRISVIDADSVLSKDRFIHPEFEKDMLHLTDRAYARLNELLRPYLVELSNNLR from the coding sequence GTGTTATGTCTGAGCCTGGTCACAAATTATTATTTATTTCAAAAAGCGATAGTCTATTACAAGGCGCTGAATGCCCTGAGACTGGATCCGCTTGAGTCGGAAAAAGGGGGCGGCGGACAGGATGTCGAGAGCCGCGTCGGGAAGAGACCGTTGATCGTCTTTTTCGGGGATTCGCGAATCGCCCGTTGGCGTCCCGAACCTGACGTGGCCGGTTGTACCTTCATCAACAAGGGGTTATCGGGACAAACGACGGCACAATTGAAGCTGCGTCTGAAAAAGGATGTGTTGTCCTGTTCACCGGATATAGTTGTCCTGCAGGCCGGGGTGAATGATCTTAAAACCATTGGATTGTTTCCGGAAAACAGCAAGCGTATCCTGTCGGAGTGTAAAGCGAACCTCTACGAGATGATTCAAACCCTCAAGGCCGACGGTATCGCTGTCGTTGTGATGACGATTTTTCCGACGGGAGAACCGGGATTCGTGAGATCCCTGATCTGGCCGCAGGAGATCGATGCCGCGATTCAGGAAACAAATCGCTTCCTTTTGAAAATCACGGATAAACGCATTTCCGTGATTGATGCCGATTCTGTTTTGAGCAAAGATCGATTTATTCATCCTGAATTCGAAAAGGACATGCTTCATCTCACCGACAGGGCATACGCGCGTTTGAATGAGCTCCTCCGGCCGTACCTTGTTGAATTGTCAAATAATTTAAGATAA
- a CDS encoding heparinase II/III family protein, translated as MVLSTRYQWLLNRLKSMSIREILYRAVKQIETGREIRAFRRGIFPPVPPPVMQPTKCWITVPDGLSDKERYAAAANRIIKGSLRIFQLDVDADAVILNWNRDPKTRTAAPMTFGKTIDCHDRALVGDIKYLWEPNRHLHLPLLAQAYRLSGKGVYLKALKLHLSTWLAQCPYPAGPNWSSSLELAVRLINWSVVWQLIGRADSVLFEGDDGVRLRDRWLSSVYRHMAFISGHFSRHSSANNHLIGEAAGLFIGSNTWPYWGKVTGRWRRTGFGILADEAVRQVHPDGAGKEQAMAYQQFVLDFLILSLISAKAAGVSFPPAYSESIERRLAFVAAMMDVAGNLPMIGDADDGYVVNLSQEPDFCPYQSQLATGAVLFTRSDFFRKARRIDDKTRWLTGAFAETAMSLPSKALDTKRAFPEGGYFILGRNFETADEIRCIVDCGPLGYLSIAAHGHADALALYLSVGGAEFLIDPGTFSYHGGDLWRAYFRGTAAHNTVRIDGADQSLSGGKFMWLKKANARAATFEIAPDRDVFEGSHDGYRRLSDPVMHRRKVVFDKERDILSVEDILECAADHVVERFWHFHEDCKVVLNGGSIVAERNGVRIHLTTHPPDTRLSLYRGDEVPPRGWVSRRYEERVPAVTAAAENRISQTTSLRTDIHIQVQGKVADREGRDRTESEAP; from the coding sequence ATGGTACTTTCCACCAGATATCAATGGTTGTTGAATCGGCTGAAAAGCATGTCGATCCGGGAGATCCTCTACCGGGCCGTAAAGCAGATTGAAACCGGTCGCGAAATCCGTGCCTTCAGGCGGGGGATTTTCCCTCCCGTCCCCCCGCCCGTGATGCAACCGACGAAATGCTGGATTACCGTCCCCGATGGGCTTTCGGATAAAGAGCGATATGCTGCGGCGGCAAACCGCATCATCAAGGGGAGCCTCAGGATTTTCCAACTGGACGTGGATGCCGATGCGGTGATCCTGAACTGGAACAGGGATCCCAAGACCCGAACCGCAGCCCCCATGACCTTTGGAAAGACCATCGACTGCCACGACCGCGCCCTTGTCGGGGATATCAAATATCTCTGGGAGCCCAACCGCCATCTCCATCTGCCGCTGCTGGCCCAGGCCTACCGGCTTTCCGGGAAAGGGGTCTATCTCAAGGCACTGAAGCTGCATCTGAGCACGTGGCTGGCGCAATGCCCCTATCCCGCGGGTCCCAACTGGTCCAGTTCTCTCGAACTCGCCGTTCGCCTGATCAATTGGAGCGTTGTCTGGCAATTGATCGGACGTGCCGACAGCGTGCTTTTCGAGGGTGACGACGGGGTGCGCCTCCGAGACCGGTGGCTCTCGTCCGTCTACCGCCACATGGCCTTCATATCCGGCCATTTTTCCCGCCATTCCTCCGCGAACAATCACCTGATCGGCGAGGCGGCCGGCCTCTTTATCGGGTCAAACACGTGGCCGTACTGGGGAAAGGTTACCGGCCGATGGCGCCGCACCGGGTTCGGTATCCTGGCCGATGAAGCCGTCAGACAGGTTCATCCGGACGGTGCGGGCAAGGAACAGGCCATGGCGTACCAGCAGTTTGTTCTCGATTTTCTGATACTGTCCCTCATATCCGCAAAGGCCGCGGGTGTATCCTTTCCGCCCGCATATTCCGAAAGCATCGAGCGACGTCTGGCGTTTGTGGCCGCCATGATGGATGTCGCCGGGAACCTCCCAATGATCGGGGACGCGGATGACGGATATGTCGTTAACCTGTCGCAGGAACCGGATTTCTGTCCATATCAATCCCAGTTGGCGACCGGCGCGGTCCTCTTCACGCGATCCGATTTTTTCCGGAAAGCCCGGCGCATCGATGATAAAACCCGGTGGCTGACGGGGGCCTTTGCCGAGACCGCGATGTCGCTCCCGTCAAAGGCGCTTGATACGAAAAGGGCATTTCCGGAGGGGGGATATTTCATTCTCGGCCGGAATTTCGAAACGGCAGATGAGATCCGATGTATCGTCGACTGCGGCCCCCTGGGGTATCTTTCCATCGCGGCCCACGGCCATGCCGACGCCCTGGCCCTGTATCTGTCCGTCGGCGGCGCGGAATTTCTGATCGACCCGGGAACCTTCAGCTATCACGGCGGAGACCTGTGGCGGGCATATTTCAGGGGGACTGCGGCACACAACACCGTGAGAATCGACGGCGCCGACCAATCCCTGTCCGGCGGAAAGTTCATGTGGCTCAAAAAAGCGAACGCGCGGGCGGCAACCTTCGAGATTGCGCCCGATCGGGACGTTTTTGAAGGGTCCCATGACGGATACCGTCGGCTCAGCGATCCGGTCATGCACCGGAGAAAGGTCGTTTTCGACAAGGAACGGGATATCCTGTCGGTTGAAGACATCCTGGAATGCGCGGCCGATCACGTCGTTGAACGGTTCTGGCATTTTCATGAAGACTGCAAGGTGGTATTGAACGGTGGGAGCATCGTCGCCGAAAGGAACGGGGTTCGGATTCACCTGACGACCCATCCGCCCGACACCCGGCTCTCCCTGTACCGGGGAGACGAGGTCCCGCCCCGGGGATGGGTTTCCCGAAGATATGAGGAGCGGGTGCCGGCCGTTACCGCGGCGGCCGAGAACCGCATTTCGCAAACGACATCCCTGAGGACGGACATTCATATCCAGGTTCAGGGGAAGGTCGCGGACCGGGAAGGCCGCGATCGTACCGAAAGCGAGGCGCCGTGA
- a CDS encoding polysaccharide lyase, which yields MKKVMTVALLMLMLIAEHAFARVIFYDDAENAPNTSSDWSNVGDGGANSLSVSGERVRAGSRSYKFSLAPYGTPGTQNRVELVLRGFTASPQVRNFLTGQEYWMGWSIYIPHDFVFPNESKNEWATMSQFHGATESCDQPMGPCLSFFTNSAVGGLRTVVRATDDRCSNGHLSRAKAYTAQFKKGAWNDVVLNFRYNYTNSGSPFFKMWLNGQLVANDTGANCYNDAMGPYFKMGIYGNSSSRITVYYDEIRVGDETSSYNEVAPKGSAAAAPAESSSPAPPTLKVISTN from the coding sequence ATGAAAAAGGTAATGACCGTGGCCCTGTTGATGTTGATGCTTATTGCAGAACATGCGTTTGCAAGAGTTATATTCTATGATGATGCTGAAAATGCGCCGAATACCTCGTCGGATTGGTCGAACGTCGGTGATGGCGGCGCCAATTCTCTCAGTGTTTCAGGTGAGAGGGTGCGTGCCGGAAGCAGAAGTTATAAATTTTCTCTTGCGCCTTATGGCACACCCGGTACTCAAAACAGGGTTGAACTGGTCCTGCGCGGATTCACTGCAAGCCCACAAGTGCGAAATTTCTTGACCGGTCAGGAATATTGGATGGGGTGGAGCATATATATCCCGCATGATTTCGTTTTCCCGAACGAAAGTAAGAATGAATGGGCGACGATGAGTCAGTTCCACGGGGCTACGGAAAGTTGTGATCAACCCATGGGGCCGTGCTTGTCGTTCTTTACAAATAGTGCTGTTGGTGGTCTGCGGACCGTTGTCCGGGCTACGGATGACCGGTGCAGCAATGGTCACTTGAGTCGTGCCAAGGCCTATACGGCGCAGTTCAAAAAGGGCGCATGGAATGATGTTGTTTTAAATTTCAGATATAACTATACTAATAGCGGAAGTCCTTTTTTCAAGATGTGGTTGAACGGCCAACTGGTAGCGAATGATACAGGTGCCAACTGTTATAATGATGCAATGGGGCCATACTTTAAAATGGGAATTTATGGAAATTCATCCAGTAGAATTACAGTCTATTATGATGAAATTCGGGTTGGAGATGAGACGTCTTCCTACAACGAGGTCGCTCCGAAAGGCAGCGCGGCTGCGGCGCCGGCAGAAAGCTCTTCTCCGGCACCACCCACATTGAAAGTCATTTCTACCAACTAA
- a CDS encoding acyltransferase has protein sequence MMLNIPAKLFYRIGLRLKLKAYGVKYGNRIKGNRVVVKNIGQIIIGNNVSLKSFPDGEPYRTGLQTHCEDAVIRIGDNCNLNGTMIHCRTKVTIGRFCMFGPGTKIVDNDSHRISIDVIERRKTPNSAPIIIGDNVWVGMNALILKGVEIGENAIVAAYSVVTKNVPENTLVAGNPAKILKTLTK, from the coding sequence ATGATGTTAAATATACCAGCTAAGCTGTTCTATAGAATTGGTTTGAGATTAAAATTAAAAGCATATGGTGTAAAATATGGAAATCGAATTAAAGGAAATCGGGTTGTTGTTAAAAATATCGGCCAGATCATTATTGGAAATAATGTGAGCTTAAAATCATTTCCCGATGGTGAGCCCTATAGAACAGGGCTTCAAACCCATTGTGAAGATGCCGTGATTCGCATAGGTGATAACTGCAATTTAAATGGCACCATGATTCACTGTAGAACGAAAGTCACTATCGGCCGTTTTTGTATGTTTGGGCCAGGCACCAAAATAGTGGACAATGATTCTCACCGGATTTCCATAGATGTCATCGAGAGGCGAAAAACGCCGAACAGCGCTCCGATTATCATCGGCGACAACGTCTGGGTGGGAATGAACGCCCTGATACTCAAGGGCGTGGAGATTGGCGAAAATGCCATTGTTGCGGCGTATTCCGTTGTCACAAAAAATGTTCCTGAAAATACCCTTGTTGCCGGAAATCCGGCAAAAATCCTGAAAACGCTTACCAAATGA
- a CDS encoding sulfotransferase family protein: MDYFVTNHGPLFIVGMPRSGTKLLRNLLNRHPKIYIDTMETVFLPFWYQHWQNYGDLSDYQRFKAFYHKNLKLRYMRNYLKLNRLVTASDWYQNCRTYDTAGVFEGLIRSQTENDRDSDVIWGDKTPSYLVQIPLIKKIYPDARIIHIIRDVRDYCLSLHHTWNKNMLRAAQRWVDYVDKARTDGKGIKGYLEVTYENILKNPKRELQIICEFIGVGFDSAMLTLLRPSDTSGDAKGKAFIVRNNTRKYETRMAPQIRQMIEMIAVDRLRELGYPILYQGPARRIGKVRMHFYKLVDGMNLIRRGKIQNISDVVTTSATFRY; this comes from the coding sequence ATGGATTACTTTGTCACGAATCATGGACCACTGTTTATTGTTGGTATGCCACGTTCCGGTACGAAATTATTGCGCAATCTGTTGAACCGGCATCCAAAGATCTATATCGATACCATGGAAACCGTATTCCTTCCTTTCTGGTATCAACATTGGCAGAATTATGGGGATCTCAGCGACTATCAGCGATTTAAAGCGTTTTATCATAAGAATCTCAAATTGCGTTATATGCGCAATTATTTGAAGTTGAATCGGTTGGTAACAGCATCGGATTGGTATCAAAACTGTAGAACCTATGATACTGCGGGTGTGTTTGAAGGGCTGATTCGATCTCAGACTGAAAATGATAGAGATTCGGATGTGATCTGGGGGGATAAAACGCCATCATACCTTGTTCAGATACCGCTCATCAAAAAAATATACCCCGATGCACGTATTATCCACATCATTCGCGATGTCCGGGATTATTGTCTGTCACTCCATCATACCTGGAATAAAAATATGCTGCGGGCAGCTCAACGCTGGGTGGATTACGTGGACAAAGCGAGAACCGACGGTAAAGGTATTAAAGGATATCTCGAGGTCACCTATGAGAACATTTTAAAAAACCCAAAGCGGGAACTTCAGATCATATGCGAATTTATCGGTGTTGGTTTCGATAGTGCTATGCTCACACTTTTACGACCTTCAGACACCAGTGGTGATGCAAAGGGCAAGGCTTTCATCGTCCGAAACAATACACGAAAATATGAAACCCGAATGGCCCCACAAATTCGGCAGATGATCGAGATGATTGCTGTGGATCGATTGCGTGAATTGGGTTATCCGATCTTATACCAAGGGCCTGCGCGAAGAATCGGGAAAGTGCGAATGCACTTCTATAAGCTTGTTGATGGAATGAATCTGATTCGGCGAGGCAAAATACAAAATATCAGTGATGTTGTCACGACATCCGCGACCTTTCGGTATTGA